TTCGTTGACGATGATGCCGACCGCAACCGCCTTATCCGTAGCCAGACGCACCGGCTGCGCATCCAGCTTGATGTCGCGTGGTGCATCCGGAGTCGACCAGGTTTCGCTGAGTTCGGCGAGCAGCGAGGCGAGATACTCGGCCATGTCCACGCTCTGCACCGAATCGGCGGTATAGAGCCGGCGATGGACTTGCGCGATCGCCTGAATACGGCGCTGCGTATCGGTGAGCGCGGCACGCGCGGCCTCGTCGGTCAGCACACGCGACTGCATCGCAACGAAGGCGGAAACGATCTGCAGGCTGTTGGCGACGCGGTGATTGACCTCGGCGAGCAGCGCCTGCAGCCGCTCGTTGCTTTCCCGCAGGCTCACCTGCGCCGCCTCATGCGCGCGGCGCAACCGTTCGGTGGTCAGGGCCTGCTCGATCGCACGGCCGAGCAGATCGAAGAAATCATCGCTCACCGACTTCACGACATAGTCGATCGCGCCGGCCTTGAGCGCCGCCACCGCAAGCCGGCTCTCGTCCGATCCGGTAACGAAGATCACGGGCGGCGGGACAGGCAGTTCGCGGAGCGCGGCGAGCGTCTCCAACCCGTCCTGCCCCGGCATATAATGATCGACCGCAACCAGATCGAAACTCTCTGCCGCGGCCATCGCGACACCTTCGACGCCATCGGCCGCAAGCGCGACCTGGTAGCCGGCACGCTCCAGCGCCCGCCGCGTCAGCCGGCGGAGCCCTTCATCGTCGTCGATATAGAGGATCTTCGGTTGTGGCGCGGTCATCAGTCCTCGACGATTTCCGGTACCTGGATCACCGAGAGGAACAGGCCGAGCTGACGGATCGCATCCGCGAAGCTCTCATAGTTCACCGGTTTGGTGATGTAGACGTTGCAGCCCAGATCGTAGCAGCGCTGGATTTCCAGCTTGTCGTCGGTCGTGGTCAGCACCACCACCGGCGCGCGCTTCAGCGGACCATCGCCCTTGACCTTCGCCAGGATGTCGATGCCGCTCATGTCGGGCAGGTTGAGATCGAGCAGGATCAGCGCGGGGCCGTTGTGGACCGGGCCGCTCGGATCCTCGTAGAGGAAATGCAGCGCAGAGGTGCCATCGAGGAAATGCTTGATCGGATTGGAGATACCCGCACGGCGGATATTCTTCTCGATCAGGCGGGCATGCCCCTCATCGTCCTCGATCATGACGATGTTGACGGCTTGCTCACTGGTCATGGCCTGGGCCCCCTGTCACTCACAAAAATCACTGGAATGTTGAGCGTGAAGGTCGAGCCTTCGCCGAACTCAGATTCCACCCCGATCGTCCCGCCCAACCGATAGGCGAGCGCACGCACATGCGCGAGGCCGATGCCCTCGCCCTGCTGATCCTGCACCCCGGAACGGCGGAACAGATCGAAGATGCGGTCATGGTCGCGCTTCTCGATGCCACGGCCATTGTCCACGACATCGATCATAGCGCGGCCATGCTTGGCTTGGCCAGTGATCCGGATCAAACCGGGTCGGCCGGGCTTGAGATATTTGACGGCATTCTCGATGAGGTTCGACAATATCTGTTCGATCGCAAGGCGATCGCTGACGACATCCGGCAGATCCGGCGCAACCTCCACCGTCACGCCGAGTTCGTCGATGCGGTGACGCAGACCATCGACAATGCCGTGGACGAGCGCATCCATGTCCACCCGCTCGGGCGAGATCGTCCGGCGGCCCTCACGCGACAGGCGCAGGATCGCATTGATCAGCCGGTCCATCTTCTGCGTCGAGGTACGGATGAAACCGATCGCCTCGGGCAGATCCTCGTCCACCGCCTGCCGCGCCTCACCGGTGTCGATCGCGGGCGCCTGGGCATCCACCTGATCGAGCAGCGCGCGCATCGGCTTGATCGAGGCGTCGAGTTCGGCGGTGAAGCCCATCACATTGACCAGCGGCGAGCGCAGATCGTGCGAAACGATATAGGCGAAGCGCTGAATCTCGTCATTGGCGCGCTGGAGGTCCACGGTGCGCTCGGCAACCGCATCTTCCAGATTGTCGTTGAGTTCGGCGAGCGCGTTGCGCGACGCGACGAGCGTACGCGTATAACGCCGCACGATCGTCAGCGAACCGATGCCGGTGACGATGACGAGGATCGCGGCAAGCGCCAGCACGCCATAGAGAATTTCCGTGCTCTCGCGGCGATCGCCATCGCGCTCTTCGAAGAGGAGGCGCTCGGCGTCCAGCATCCGATCCGCCCGTTTGACAACTGCCTGCGCGGCCGCCTGACGCTCGGCTTCGTCAGCCGCGGACCCGCGCTGGCCGGGGCGCAGCGATCGCTTGAAGAGGCTGTCCATGTGATCGGCCAGCCGTCGCAGTTCGGCGATGTTGCCTTGCTGACGGGGATTGTCTGCCGTGAGGTGTGCGGCAAAGTCGATTTCCCGATCGAGCCGGGCCGCAGCGGCGGCATAGCTCGCGGAGGGAGCCACCCTGATGCGCAGCACTTCGCCGCGCCGCGCGGTGCGCATTTCCTCCACCGAGAGCCGGATCCGGGCGATCTGCCGTTCGACGTCGAAACTGTGGTTGACCCATTGGGTCTGTTCCTGCGTGCGCAGCAGCACGAGGGCGGCTGCAACGCCGGCAAGCAGCAGCGCGGCGAAGCCGGCGACCATCATCAACAGCACGCGCCGCGCGAACCGCCGTTCCGATATGGCTTCCTGCTGATCCAACTCCGTCACCGCGACCCGTTAGGCCGGGATGTTCGCCTTGCCAACACGCAAAATATGGGCTTGCCCGAATCACCCCATCGGGAACCTCGTCCGCCCTGCCCGGTTTCAGCATCGATGCGGCAGAGACAGGCGAAGCAGGATCGATCGACGCGGCTCGTTTTCCATTGCGGGCGCATGGCGGCAATCCTTGTCGCGGGCGCGGTGCTGGGGACGATGCTGGGCAATTTCGCGACCGGCGACATCATCAGCCGGGCGATCGCGGAACCGCCGCTGATCGACGCCCCCCTCGCCTCCCGGCCCGACGCGCAACCGCTTGCCGCGATAGAGCCCGCGCCGCCGATCCGGTCCTGCATCGGCTGCGATCCGCCGCCCTTCCGGCGCTGGTACGAAGGCGAACAGGCACGCATCGCCGCCCACCTTGCCGAGACCGACTATGCGCCGTCCGACGCGGGCTATGGCTATGACCGCTACGGCAATGTCTACTATGACGACGGCGCCTATGATGTGCTGGCGGCCGGTCGCCCCGAACATGTTACCGGAGACGCTTTGGCCCCGGCGCGTGTTGCGGTGGCCGCTGATGCGCCGGCCATCCGCGTCACCGTCTCGCCGCGCGACCGCCCCGCTATCGACGGCGCTTCAGCAACGGATATGGATTGACCGCAACGCCCTGATACCAGGGCTCATCCGGCCGCGCATGGTGAATCGCGAAGTGCAGGTGCGGCGCCGCCGGATCGGCATTGCCTGTAGAGCCAACCGTTCCGATCGGGGCGCCGCGCTTCACCATGGCGCCTTCGCGCAGGCCTGCCGCGTAGCCCGAAAGATGCGCGTAATAGAGAATCCATCGCCGATCTGGCGTGCGGATATACACGGTGTTGCCGCCAAGATCGCTGACGAACAACTTTTCGACCCGCCCGGCGGTGGCTGCAACGACGGGCGTTCCTTCCGGCGCGAGGATATCGATTGCGTCGTGGATCCGTCCGCCTGACCGCGCCTCTGTAAAGCTGTCATATAGCCCCTCACGACGCACGCCCGCGACGGGGACGGCCATCGGACCACCGAGATCGACCGGCAACCGCCGCGCGGCCGCCGGCGCATTGCGGGAGGCGGCCGGCTTGGGCGGCGCCGCGCCGGGCGCGTCGGGCCGCGCGGGCACGAAGCGCATCCGGGAGACCAGCTGAACGACAAGCAGCAGCACCAGCGCCCCGCATAGCAGCGGCAGCCAGCGCGGGCGGGTTGCCTTACCGGAAGGCGGTGCGCGCATCGTCAAGCCTGGAAGATGACCGTGATGCCGCCCTTCACCATCTGGGCGAGGCGGGCGACATCCCAGTTCGTAAGGCGCACGCAGCCGTGGCTTTCCGTCCGGCCGATGGTCCGCGGCTCGCTGGTGCCGTGGATGCCATAATGCTCCTTCGACAGATCGATCCACACAACCCCGACCGGGCTGTTGGGCCCCGGCTTGAGCAATTTATCCTCCTTATGATCGCTCACGTCCCAGAACAGCTTGGGATTGTAGTGGAAGTCGGGATTGCGGCTGACGCCATTGACCTTCCACGAGCCGATCGGCAGCGGATCATGCTCACTGCCCATCGTCGCAGGGGCCTGCATCAGCAGCTTGTCATCTTCGCCATAGGCGCGCAGCACGCCCTCGGACTTGTCGACGACGATGCGCGTCGCGCTCGGCTGCTCCGGGGCCACCGCCAGTGTCAGCAGGGTGCGGTTCCAGCCGCGATCGTCCTCACCCAGCGCCGCCGGATCGATATCAGCGACATTGGGCACCTGGATCACCCGCCCCGCGCCCACCTTCGTCGTCGGGCCGTTGAGCGCGACCAGCGTTTCGGGCGTGGTATGGAAACGCTCGGCCAATGCCTCCATCAGGCTGCGATAGCCGAGCTGCGCGAAATCGGCCTGCGCCGATGTTTCGCGCGGCAGGTCCGGCACGAACGGTCCGGCGGCGAAAGCGGCCGGGATGCGCACCATCCGCGTGGCCGGGACATCCTTCCACGCCGCCAGCGCAGATCGGGTCGCGTCGTCGAGCGTGCCCGTCTCGGTAAGACCGCGCGATGCCTGGAAACCGCGCAAGGCCAGCGTCAGGCTGGCGCCCTCCTTGCCGTCGATCACGCCCGGCGAGATGCCGAGACGGTCGAGCACCACCTGGAGCTGCAATGCCGGCAGATCGGCCTGCCCACCCGGCGCCCGCGAGGCATCGGCCGGCGCGTCGGCAAACAGCAGCGCGGTGCCGGGGTTCGGCGCCGCCGCGGCGGGTGTCGCTGCAGCCGCATTGCCGCCGTCTTCGGATTCCTTCACCGACACCTCGCAGGCGGAAAGCAGCACGAGGGCGATCAGGGGAATACAAGCCTTCAATGCGGCATCCTTTCGATTATGGTTCGGGCCTGCAACGCCCGAACCATCGCAAAGGCTGCGCGATCAATCTTCGCCGGCGATCCGGATCGGCTTGTCGAGCATGGTGCGCACATAGATGCGTTGCACGAACACATAGACG
The window above is part of the Sphingomonas sanxanigenens DSM 19645 = NX02 genome. Proteins encoded here:
- a CDS encoding sensor histidine kinase, with amino-acid sequence MTAPQPKILYIDDDEGLRRLTRRALERAGYQVALAADGVEGVAMAAAESFDLVAVDHYMPGQDGLETLAALRELPVPPPVIFVTGSDESRLAVAALKAGAIDYVVKSVSDDFFDLLGRAIEQALTTERLRRAHEAAQVSLRESNERLQALLAEVNHRVANSLQIVSAFVAMQSRVLTDEAARAALTDTQRRIQAIAQVHRRLYTADSVQSVDMAEYLASLLAELSETWSTPDAPRDIKLDAQPVRLATDKAVAVGIIVNELVSNACKYAYAPDVAGQVRVLLGIDGADRFTVAVEDDGCGVAEGAGAKGTGLGSKLIGAMAQTLGAELRYNHGGPGFSVVLAAAA
- a CDS encoding response regulator; protein product: MTSEQAVNIVMIEDDEGHARLIEKNIRRAGISNPIKHFLDGTSALHFLYEDPSGPVHNGPALILLDLNLPDMSGIDILAKVKGDGPLKRAPVVVLTTTDDKLEIQRCYDLGCNVYITKPVNYESFADAIRQLGLFLSVIQVPEIVED
- a CDS encoding ATP-binding protein; this encodes MTELDQQEAISERRFARRVLLMMVAGFAALLLAGVAAALVLLRTQEQTQWVNHSFDVERQIARIRLSVEEMRTARRGEVLRIRVAPSASYAAAAARLDREIDFAAHLTADNPRQQGNIAELRRLADHMDSLFKRSLRPGQRGSAADEAERQAAAQAVVKRADRMLDAERLLFEERDGDRRESTEILYGVLALAAILVIVTGIGSLTIVRRYTRTLVASRNALAELNDNLEDAVAERTVDLQRANDEIQRFAYIVSHDLRSPLVNVMGFTAELDASIKPMRALLDQVDAQAPAIDTGEARQAVDEDLPEAIGFIRTSTQKMDRLINAILRLSREGRRTISPERVDMDALVHGIVDGLRHRIDELGVTVEVAPDLPDVVSDRLAIEQILSNLIENAVKYLKPGRPGLIRITGQAKHGRAMIDVVDNGRGIEKRDHDRIFDLFRRSGVQDQQGEGIGLAHVRALAYRLGGTIGVESEFGEGSTFTLNIPVIFVSDRGPRP
- a CDS encoding M23 family metallopeptidase, with product MRAPPSGKATRPRWLPLLCGALVLLLVVQLVSRMRFVPARPDAPGAAPPKPAASRNAPAAARRLPVDLGGPMAVPVAGVRREGLYDSFTEARSGGRIHDAIDILAPEGTPVVAATAGRVEKLFVSDLGGNTVYIRTPDRRWILYYAHLSGYAAGLREGAMVKRGAPIGTVGSTGNADPAAPHLHFAIHHARPDEPWYQGVAVNPYPLLKRRR
- a CDS encoding L,D-transpeptidase family protein, coding for MKACIPLIALVLLSACEVSVKESEDGGNAAAATPAAAAPNPGTALLFADAPADASRAPGGQADLPALQLQVVLDRLGISPGVIDGKEGASLTLALRGFQASRGLTETGTLDDATRSALAAWKDVPATRMVRIPAAFAAGPFVPDLPRETSAQADFAQLGYRSLMEALAERFHTTPETLVALNGPTTKVGAGRVIQVPNVADIDPAALGEDDRGWNRTLLTLAVAPEQPSATRIVVDKSEGVLRAYGEDDKLLMQAPATMGSEHDPLPIGSWKVNGVSRNPDFHYNPKLFWDVSDHKEDKLLKPGPNSPVGVVWIDLSKEHYGIHGTSEPRTIGRTESHGCVRLTNWDVARLAQMVKGGITVIFQA